A single region of the Panulirus ornatus isolate Po-2019 chromosome 17, ASM3632096v1, whole genome shotgun sequence genome encodes:
- the LOC139754769 gene encoding major facilitator superfamily domain-containing protein 6-B-like isoform X2, which produces MLPLMVRQKGVSAQVLGVLWTVLPMVGLITNSISGTLADYLRAHRTVFLGSITALTMGISFIYWIPELSVAQVVPPHPTQNLTTLGNATSHLNLTAEVNHIKQSLKSSGSDDDYTFLIDQEMIVAEGQALPSNPKVLLGLEAAPQEDASFADLVYNPTFWLIFFSLMIEQMGISTCVTITDAVCFQILGSERHKFGQQRLWGTIGMGFTAICSGALVDLYSRGLPQKDYLPSVITSLVLMSLDFVVVARLKIPNTKGKRVRLGDVGSTLAQPETLVFLLTVFMMGVSLGMMWVFKLMLVEDVAMAWDPQFSALKILQGLNMAIENFGGEVPFLFLSGMIIQRLGPTSVLAISLATISLQMCLYSFVTNPWLFLPIEFLNGPTHSLFYTVMVSHASSIAPPGAQATVQSIVKSCFSLGSSTAGFLGGTLFHHLGGSRTFLAIGLFDIAYGIVFGLLHFLIWEFSSPKRILGDTGYVATSTVSSGHDDTTADQAPDPAREALYEDV; this is translated from the exons ATGCTGCCCCTGATGGTGCGACAGAAGGGCGTGTCTGCCCAGGTGTTGGGTGTCCTGTGGACGGTGCTGCCCATGGTTGGgctcatcaccaacagcatctcGGGCACCCTGGCCGACTACCTGAGGGCGCATCGTACCGTCTTCCTGGGAAGCATCACCGCGCTCACGATGGGCATCTCCTTTATATACTGGATCCCGGAGCTATCCGTGGCCCAGGTGGTTCCTCCTCACCCGACCCAGAACCTCACTACTCTCGGAAATGCGACGTCTCACCTAAACCTCACCGCCGAAGTAAACCACATCAAACAGTCGCTGAAATCCTCTGGTTCGGATGATGATTACACATTCCTGATAGACCAGGAGATGATTGTAGCGGAGGGCCAAGCCCTACCCTCCAACCCCAAGGTGTTGCTTGGACTGGAAGCCGCGCCCCAAGAGGACGCCAGCTTCGCTGACCTAGTCTACAACCCGACGTTCTGGCTCATCTTCTTCTCCCTTATGATAGAACAGATGGGCATTAGTACCTGTGTCACCATCACCGACGCCGTCTGCTTCCAAATCCTTG GCTCGGAGAGGCACAAGTTTGGGCAGCAACGGCTGTGGGGAACCATCGGTATGGGTTTCACGGCCATCTGCTCTGGCGCCTTGGTGGATCTGTACTCCAGAGGCCTCCCGCAGAAGGATTACCTGCCGTCCGTCATCACAAGCCTGGTTCTGATGTCGCTAGACTTCGTGGTCGTGGCCAGGCTGAAGATACCCAACACCAAGGGGAAGAGAGTGAGACTGGGAGACGTGGGCAGCACACTCGCCCAGCCCGAAACGCTTGTCTTTCTG CTAACGGTGTTCATGATGGGAGTGTCGCTAGGAATGATGTGGGTTTTCAAGCTGATGCTGGTGGAGGACGTAGCCATGGCCTGGGACCCTCAGTTCTCAGCCCTCAAGATCCTCCAGGGATTGAATATGGCCATCGAGAACTTCGGTGGGGAGGTGCCATTCCTCTTCCTCTCAG GGATGATCATTCAACGTCTAGGACCCACGTCCGTGTTGGCAATCTCGCTGGCTACCATTTCCCTGCAGATGTGCCTCTACTCGTTCGTCACCAACCCCTGGTTGTTCCTGCCCATCGAATTCCTCAATGGCCCCACTCACAGCCTCTTCTACACGGTCATGGTTTCCCACGCCAGCAGCATCGCACCACCAGGAGCCCAGGCTACTGTGCAAAGCATCGTCAAGTCCTGCTTCTCACTTG GATCATCGACAGCCGGGTTCCTGGGCGGAACACTCTTCCACCATCTGGGCGGATCGCGTACCTTCCTTGCCATAGGCCTCTTTGACATTGCTTACGGCATTGTCTTCGGCCTCCTTCATTTTCTCATTTGGGAATTCTCCAGCCCCAAAAGGATTCTAG GGGACACAGGGTACGTAGCGACAAGTACCGTTTCCTCAGGCCACGACGACACCACTGCTGACCAGGCCCCTGACCCAGCCAGAGAGGCACTCTACGAAGATGTGTAG
- the LOC139754769 gene encoding major facilitator superfamily domain-containing protein 6-like isoform X1: MGINKKLLPIKTHYFLRYAGTAPLTLMLPLMVRQKGVSAQVLGVLWTVLPMVGLITNSISGTLADYLRAHRTVFLGSITALTMGISFIYWIPELSVAQVVPPHPTQNLTTLGNATSHLNLTAEVNHIKQSLKSSGSDDDYTFLIDQEMIVAEGQALPSNPKVLLGLEAAPQEDASFADLVYNPTFWLIFFSLMIEQMGISTCVTITDAVCFQILGSERHKFGQQRLWGTIGMGFTAICSGALVDLYSRGLPQKDYLPSVITSLVLMSLDFVVVARLKIPNTKGKRVRLGDVGSTLAQPETLVFLLTVFMMGVSLGMMWVFKLMLVEDVAMAWDPQFSALKILQGLNMAIENFGGEVPFLFLSGMIIQRLGPTSVLAISLATISLQMCLYSFVTNPWLFLPIEFLNGPTHSLFYTVMVSHASSIAPPGAQATVQSIVKSCFSLGSSTAGFLGGTLFHHLGGSRTFLAIGLFDIAYGIVFGLLHFLIWEFSSPKRILGDTGYVATSTVSSGHDDTTADQAPDPAREALYEDV, encoded by the exons GTACAGCCCCGCTGACTTTGATGCTGCCCCTGATGGTGCGACAGAAGGGCGTGTCTGCCCAGGTGTTGGGTGTCCTGTGGACGGTGCTGCCCATGGTTGGgctcatcaccaacagcatctcGGGCACCCTGGCCGACTACCTGAGGGCGCATCGTACCGTCTTCCTGGGAAGCATCACCGCGCTCACGATGGGCATCTCCTTTATATACTGGATCCCGGAGCTATCCGTGGCCCAGGTGGTTCCTCCTCACCCGACCCAGAACCTCACTACTCTCGGAAATGCGACGTCTCACCTAAACCTCACCGCCGAAGTAAACCACATCAAACAGTCGCTGAAATCCTCTGGTTCGGATGATGATTACACATTCCTGATAGACCAGGAGATGATTGTAGCGGAGGGCCAAGCCCTACCCTCCAACCCCAAGGTGTTGCTTGGACTGGAAGCCGCGCCCCAAGAGGACGCCAGCTTCGCTGACCTAGTCTACAACCCGACGTTCTGGCTCATCTTCTTCTCCCTTATGATAGAACAGATGGGCATTAGTACCTGTGTCACCATCACCGACGCCGTCTGCTTCCAAATCCTTG GCTCGGAGAGGCACAAGTTTGGGCAGCAACGGCTGTGGGGAACCATCGGTATGGGTTTCACGGCCATCTGCTCTGGCGCCTTGGTGGATCTGTACTCCAGAGGCCTCCCGCAGAAGGATTACCTGCCGTCCGTCATCACAAGCCTGGTTCTGATGTCGCTAGACTTCGTGGTCGTGGCCAGGCTGAAGATACCCAACACCAAGGGGAAGAGAGTGAGACTGGGAGACGTGGGCAGCACACTCGCCCAGCCCGAAACGCTTGTCTTTCTG CTAACGGTGTTCATGATGGGAGTGTCGCTAGGAATGATGTGGGTTTTCAAGCTGATGCTGGTGGAGGACGTAGCCATGGCCTGGGACCCTCAGTTCTCAGCCCTCAAGATCCTCCAGGGATTGAATATGGCCATCGAGAACTTCGGTGGGGAGGTGCCATTCCTCTTCCTCTCAG GGATGATCATTCAACGTCTAGGACCCACGTCCGTGTTGGCAATCTCGCTGGCTACCATTTCCCTGCAGATGTGCCTCTACTCGTTCGTCACCAACCCCTGGTTGTTCCTGCCCATCGAATTCCTCAATGGCCCCACTCACAGCCTCTTCTACACGGTCATGGTTTCCCACGCCAGCAGCATCGCACCACCAGGAGCCCAGGCTACTGTGCAAAGCATCGTCAAGTCCTGCTTCTCACTTG GATCATCGACAGCCGGGTTCCTGGGCGGAACACTCTTCCACCATCTGGGCGGATCGCGTACCTTCCTTGCCATAGGCCTCTTTGACATTGCTTACGGCATTGTCTTCGGCCTCCTTCATTTTCTCATTTGGGAATTCTCCAGCCCCAAAAGGATTCTAG GGGACACAGGGTACGTAGCGACAAGTACCGTTTCCTCAGGCCACGACGACACCACTGCTGACCAGGCCCCTGACCCAGCCAGAGAGGCACTCTACGAAGATGTGTAG